In Saccharicrinis fermentans DSM 9555 = JCM 21142, a genomic segment contains:
- a CDS encoding NigD1/NigD2 family lipoprotein — protein sequence MKKLLLFLGVMVLFKLTSCDVLDDDSDYSLDNFSLSSGTVLMDVDSYSIKTDNGKVLWPSASNVSVSLLEDSMRVLVNYTILGEATDNDSYDYYVRVNGLSKILTKPVFEFTSETTADVIDSIGDDAVTIVDTWFTDDYLNVEFEYGGGATVHYINLVFDAENPTTEDGAIILELKHNHNGDPYSYLQWGIASFDVSAFQTAEKDTIDFFVRSKGKDGAYNYNQVLTYSYGSASVEESINKQYDTENVSLLQSIQ from the coding sequence ATGAAAAAGTTATTATTATTTCTTGGGGTGATGGTTCTGTTTAAGCTGACATCTTGTGATGTGCTGGACGATGATAGCGATTATTCTTTGGATAATTTTTCGCTGTCATCCGGAACCGTATTAATGGATGTGGATTCCTATTCCATTAAAACAGACAATGGTAAGGTGCTGTGGCCATCAGCATCTAATGTGAGCGTTAGTCTGTTAGAAGATAGTATGCGTGTGCTGGTTAATTATACTATTTTAGGAGAGGCCACTGATAATGACAGCTATGATTATTATGTGAGAGTAAATGGTTTGTCAAAGATTCTGACAAAGCCTGTTTTTGAGTTTACTTCTGAAACGACAGCCGATGTTATTGATTCCATTGGTGATGATGCAGTAACCATTGTTGACACTTGGTTTACGGATGATTATTTAAATGTAGAATTTGAGTATGGAGGAGGTGCAACGGTGCATTATATTAATTTGGTTTTTGATGCAGAAAACCCGACTACCGAAGATGGTGCGATTATCTTGGAGTTGAAGCATAACCATAATGGAGATCCTTATAGTTATCTGCAATGGGGGATCGCTTCGTTCGATGTTTCAGCTTTCCAGACGGCAGAAAAGGATACCATTGACTTTTTTGTTAGAAGCAAAGGAAAGGACGGTGCGTATAATTACAACCAGGTGCTTACATATTCCTATGGATCTGCT